In Microbulbifer elongatus, the DNA window GCTCATAATGCGTATACTACTGCAAAGGCTTTGGCTGAAGAAAAATTAATGGATTTTGCAAATTCCAGCGATATGGAGTTAGTGATATTGCGCTCTCCTGCAGTCTTGGGCCCTGGTGTTAAAGGTAATGTGGCAAGTCTGGTTGGCGCAGTTAAACGTGGAATCCCGCTACCATTCTCCCGAGTACTTAATCAGCGTCAGTTTGTTGCGGTTGAAGATCTAGTATCCGCAATCGATTTGGCGCTGTCACACGAGGGTGCCCCAGGCGAGATATTTCATGTGGCCAATCCTGAGCGAGTCTCTACACGTGACCTTTGTAAAAGTGTTGCTTCGTGTATTGGCGTGAAGCCTAAATTGTGGCCCATTCCACCCGGTGTTCTGCGATCTGTATCGACCCTTGTCGGTCGAAAATCTCTAGGGGACGGTCTCACTGGCGATCTATTGATCAGCTCTGAAAAAATTACCCGTTTACTTGGGTGGCAGCCTAGGCAATCTCTTGACTCTGCATTATCCGATGCCATTCGGTCAATGAGCTAGCCGGGTCTTTCTGAAGCTCCAATAGTGCTACTGCGAGAACAGCCCAGGAAGTGTTTCGTCCTCTGTTTTAATTTTCTCTTCTATTTCTCGCTTTATTAATCGGCTGGCTAATATCTGTACTTGCTGCTGATTTAGCGGCTTCGGCGGTGTTAGATAGAGGGCTGTTCCAAGTAGCTCCCGAAGCTTATCCAATTCTTCAAAATTTAGCTGGCGGTTGAGCTCACTTAGGCTGCTGCCTTTCACCTGCGGCCAACGAGCACCTATCCAATGAACGAGAGCTTGTTGGATCTGGACAGCATCGCCATTTTTTATCGCGTGTCCCAAAGCACGGGTTTGTTCGTCGACGCCGGTGGAGCCCCTGGCGTTGTTGGCTTTCTCGTGGACGCGGTTGCCTCGGCGATAGAATAGATAGAAAACCCAAAGTAGATGCGATGCGATCGCGGCAATGGCGACCTTTTGCCAGAATCCTGGTTCCACCTCGTTGGTGATTGGTGTGCGGGCGCTCGGCAAGCCTGTAGATGTCGCCGCAGCGCTATTCGTTACTGGAGTGCCGCTAACGTTAAACCGAAACGCCGGCAACTGCGTAGCTCGTTGCCGCCCGATCTTCGTATCCCACCAGGTGATCGTAACGGCCGGTAGCTGATAGCTCCCTGGTTTGGTTGCAACAATGGCTGTTGTTTCTATGCGGCTGCCGGTTATGCCGTTCGAGCCGGGCTGATCCTCCTGCTGCGGCTGATCCGGGTAGGTTTTCAGGCCATCGATGTTGAGTTTGGGCAGGGGGGGCAGTTGAGCCGCTCGTAGGCCTTCGGCTCTCAGGGTAATAATCCGCGTTATCGGCTCTCCCACCTTGAACTCTTCCGGGTCTTTGGACCAGCTCTGTACCAACCCAAGGCTGGCCGCTGGGAGCCAGTGACTTCCACTATAGCTATCGGGCTTGGGCTCTACCTGTACTGTTTTCGCTTCCGAGCGCAGGCGGATGCGTTGGGCGTTGCGGTTGAACAGGGAGAAGGGGTCTCGTCTGCCGGTCACGGCAACGTAGTTGAGCGCGGGGATTTGCAGTTCGCCGGAGCTTTCCGGGAATACGGCGTAGGTTAGTTCGTAGACGGCATGACCTACACCTTTGATTCTGCGTTCAAAGCGCTGTTCATCCACTTTTTCAATATGCGCACCGGGTATCTGCAGGGGGTCGGTGGCGATGTCGTGCAGGCCTACGGTGGTGTAGAGGCGGACTTTGACCAGGAGCTGTTCCTGTACGTACAGTTTGTCTTTGTCCAGCTCAACTTCCAGAAATGCTTTGCGGTTGTCACCACTGGGTGTCTGGCCGGCTTTGTTGACGGTGATGGGGATGGCGTCGGAGATCTGGCCGTGCAGGTGTAATGAGGGGACGAAGAGTTTGCCTTCCTTCAGTGGGGCGAGGATCAGGGTCCACTCGACGAAGCTTTCTGCACGGCCATTGATGACGCGATACTGATTGGACTGCTGGCGGGAGAGGACTTCGAAGTCCTGTTCCAGCAGGTTGAAGTCTGGCTGGCCGCCGCTTTGGCTGCCACTGTAACGCAACGTGAGGGTAAAGGTCTCGTTGATAGCGAGTTCGTTGCGGTCTACGGACGCGGTCAGGTCCTGGGCGCTGGTTGACAGTGAGACCAACAGGAGGAGTGGCAGCAGGATAAGATAGGCGAGCCGGGTGGATCGTGTGGTATTCGTGCGTACGCGCGGTTCGCCTGCAGGCAGGCTCCTACGTGGGGGAAAGGAGTAGTTTTCCGCTTGGCTTACCATCTTTGGGTGGCTCCGTTTTCCGGGGGTTGCCATTCGCCGGCGCGATAGGCGCGGCGGCGCTGCAGGCTTTCATATTTGAATTTTTCGCGCATCAGACCGGCGGGGTCGTCCGGAATTTGCCGCAACCATTGATCCAGGGCCTGCTGGGTTTCCGGATCCAGTTCACTTTGGGATTCCTGTGGCTGCCCATCTGCCGGCTGTTCGGACTCTTCGCCGTCCTGGTTTTGGTGCTGGCTGTTGGCCTGCTGCCGTTGTTCTTGCTCGGATTGATCCTGCTCACCCTGGTCGGCGTTTTGCTGTTGCTCTTCTTCGCCCGACTGCTGCTGGTTCTGGGACTGCTGTTCCTGTGGGGACTGGTCGGAATCGCCTTGCTGCTGATTCTGCTGAGATTGATTCTGCGACTGTTGGTCCTGCTGTTGGTCTTGTTTGTCGTCCTGATTCTGTTGCTGATCGCCCTGTTGGGATTGCTGGTTTTGTTGCTGCTGTTGCAGCTTTTTCAGCTCTTCAGCGATCTGTTTGTTATGCCGCGCGTCGGCGAACTCGGGGTTTTGCTGAAGAGCGCGATCAAACGCTTCGATGGCCTGATCAAACTGGCCCTGCTGGGTGAGGCTATTGCCCAGATTGTACAGCCCTTGCGGGTCGATGCTTTCGGCAAAGCTTTTTGCTGCCGCGTCGTATTCACCGGCGCGGTATTGCGCGGTGCCACGCCACTGGGAGTTTTCAAAGACTTTGGCGGCTGCTTCGGGGTTGCCTTGCTGCAGGAGTTTTTCCGCCTGCTGATTTGGGGTCTGCCACAGGCTGCCGGACTCCTGTGCACTCGCGTCCGGGGCGGCCAGCAGTGCCATCAGGGGCAAGCTGAGTGGCAAGAGGCAGGCGAGGGTGCCCTTGCGGAACAGAAGCAGAGCGAACGGCAAGAGCAGTAAGACAAGCCACGGACCTTCTTCGTTCCACTGGTCGAATTCCCGTTCGGTGAGCTCTGCCTGCTGTGGTGATGTGTCATCGGGTAATACCCGGTTTATATCGCGGTCATCCACGGTGATCTGGGCAACCTGGCCGCCGGTGCTATTGGCTAGGCGCTGTAGCTCGCCGCGATCGAAGTTGGCAATAATGATGGAGCCGCTGTCATCGGTGATGAAGCCGCTACCTGTATTTTTGGGGATGGGGCTGCCTTCGCCACTGCCAACGGCGAGGATGGAGAGGGTGGCACTACTGCTATTCATTTCACTTTTGACGGTGCCCAATGCAGATTTGGCGATACCGTCGGTTACTGCCAGCAAGCGCCCCTGTCCACCGGCGCCGTCTTTCAGTAGTCGCAAGCCTTCCTGCACGGCCATTTCGATATTGCTGCCGGGAACCGGCATGATGCGCGGTGACAGCGACGGCACCAGGTTGGCAATGGTGGCAGTGTCATCGGTCAGTGGTGTGACCACGTGGGCTTCGCCTGCGTAGGCAATCAGCGCGGTCAGTCCGTCTTTGCGCTGTTTTAGGATGTCGAGGATCTTCAGGCGCGCGCGCGTCAGCCGGTTCGGTGATAGGTCCGTAGCCATCATGGATGGAGAAAGGTCCAGGAGAATCACTACGGCATCCTGGTTGCTGTACACCGGTGTCGGCAGCTTGCGCCATGTGGGGCCGGCGAGGGCGGCGACGGCACAGGTCAGCAGGGCGAAAATCAGGGTGAACAGCCAGGGGCGCTTTTCGCCGCCCTTGAGCAGCAGGTGCGGGAGAAGGTCCGGGTCGATGATTTTCTGTAGCCGCCCACTGGCGAACACGGTGCGTGCCAGAGCCCAGCAAAGCAGCGCAGCGGGCAGGATCAACAACAGGATTGCCGGGCGCAGAAAATGAAACTGGTGAAGGTCGGCGAAAAAGCTCACGCGGGTTGACCTCCATTCTGCTTGCGGGCACGTCTACTGTTGTGTAGTTGCAGCTCCGAAACTCCGGAGGTTATCAGCGGTAAAGCGGCCCACAAAAGTGCTGACAGCAGGGCGAGACCCAGGGGCCAGACGTACAGCGATTTCAGTGGGCGGTAGGTTTCCGCCTCCTGCTCCACGGGCTCGAGGCGATCCAGCTCCTGATAAATCTGTACCAGCTCCTGGGGATTGTGGGCGCGGAAGTATCTGCCACCGGTCTGGTCGGCAATCGCCTGCAGCGTGTCACTGTCGAGATCCCGGGATGGATTGACCCGACGCGCACCGAAGCGTGAGCCTAACAATCCGGGCTGGACCATCTCGTCTGCTCCGACGCCGATGGTATAGACGCGCACCCCGGCCTGCTTGGCCAGCTCAGCGGCTTTCAGTGGCGCTACTTCACCGGCGGTGTTGGCGCCGTCGGTGAGCAAGATCAGCACCCGCTGGTCCGCCGGTCGTTGGGTAAGCCGCTTGACCGAGAGGCCGATGGCGTCGCCAATGGCGGTACCCTGGCCAGCAAAACCGATCTGTGCTTCGTTAAGCAGGGTATCGACAGTCTGGCGATCAAAGGTGAGCGGCGCCTGCAGGTAGGCGCGGGTGCCAAACAGTACCAGACCGAGACGATCCCCCTTGCGGCGCAGGACGAAATCCCCGACCACATTCTTGACCGCGGTAATACGCATGGCCGGATTGCTGTTGAGGATCATGTCCGGAGTTTCCATACTCCCGGATATATCGACGGCGATCAGCAGATCGCGGGCGCTGGTAGTCTGAGTGATGGGTTCACCGTACCACTGGGGGCGCGCCGCGGCGCACAGCAGCAGTACCCACAGCAGCCACAGCATCAACAGATTCCAGCGATTGCCCGCTGCGCCGCCATTTTTGCGGGGTAGCTGCTGGTAGTAGGGCACTTTGAGGGCACTGTTCAGCGGTTCACTCTTGGGCAGTAGCCTGCGGGCCAGTAAAGGCAGCGGCAGCAAAAGGAAAACCCAGGGGAGACCAAACTCAAACATGTTCGGCCTCCGGAGTCTGCTGTTGTTCGGCCTGGCTCTGCGGGTTCTCCTGCACCAGGTGGGTGCGCACCCAGTCCTTTGCGTACTCTCGCAGTGCCGTCAGGTCCTGTTGGTCCGGATCTTTCGCGCTGTACAGGCTTTGCAGAATAACGCGATGCACAGGCTCCGGCATGGGCGTGTCGGCGGTAGTACGCAGAAACTCGATCCAGCGCTCACCGGTAAGCGGGCCGCACTTGGCGCGACCGAAGGTGACGACGGCGACGCGTTTCAGCAGAACATTGATGGCCTCCACCACGCGCGGTTGTTGCAGGTTGAGTTCATCTAACAGGCGTACACCTTCCACCCGGTACATTTTCTTCTGGCGCTGGCGGCGCAGATAGCGAAACAACCAAAAGCTGGCAACCACCAGGGCGATGATGATACCCGCGAGAATCCACCAGCCGGGAGCCAGTGGCCACCAGCCGATGGGGGCCGGCTCATGGATATCCCGCAGTTGTTCCAGCAACTGTTGCATTTCCGGTGTCAGGTGCGGCTGCGGTTGAGGTGGCGTGACCTGCTTGGTAAAGAGCCCGGCGGATTTCACGCTTGCCTCCGGCCCGGGGCGGGCTGTCGGTCACCGTAGGTGGTCAGCAGGCGCGGTACCACCGGCTGAGTATTGTCAAAATCCAGCAGCGGCAGACGCAGGCGGCGACACAATTGCGCCGCGTTCTCCCGCACCTGTTGCTGGTGCCGGGCAAACACCTGTCGCATCCCCTGATTGCCCTTGCCGAGAAAGGTACGCTGGCGTCCATCGCTGATGGTGACGGCCTGATCCGGCAGCTGTTGTTCCAGCGGGTCGGTGACCCGCAGTACCTGCAGGTCCGCATGACGGGTCAGGGAGTAGAGCGCCTGTTCGCAGCTTTGATCCAGGTCGTGGCAGTCGCTGATCAGGAACACGGCACTGCCCGGGCGGGCCACACGGCGGGCCTCTTCCAGCAGGGTGGACAGAGATTGGGATCCATTGGAGGGAATCGGGCTATCCAGTGCGCCGGCGGATTCCACCATGCCGTGAATGGCGGCGAGTACTGCGTGGTGGCTGCGCCGCGGGCGTACGGTGTTGACGTCGTTGTCGTCGAAAATCAGCGCGCCGATACGGTCGCCGTGTTGCAGGCCGGCCCAGCTGAGAGCGGAGGCAATGCTGCAGGCGGCGACGGATTTAAAAGCGTTCTGGCTGCCGAAGAACATGGGGGCGCGCAGGTCCAGTAAGATGACCACCGGGCGCTCGCGCTCCTCCTGAAACAGTTTGGTATGGGTTTTGCCAGTGCGCGCGGTCACACGCCAGTCGATGGAGCGCACGTCATCGCCGGGCTGGTAGTAGCGTACCTCCTCAAAGTTCATACCGCGGCCGCGGTAGCGGGTGAGCAGGTTGCCGGCCTGGTCGCTGCGGTTGACCCGGGGCTTGAACAGGCGCAACTGCCGGGCGATATGGCGCAGACGCACCAGCGGTGTCACCTCGGGGTAGGCGCCTTTCAATTCAAGCTCGCTGTGGTTCCGTGCTTCAACCACTATCAATAACCTAAATCGCCGGGACCAGTTGCAACAGGCGACGGATGACACGGTCGGCGTTGGCGCCGGCAGCCTCGGCTTCGAAGCTCAGTAGCAGGCGGTGGCGCAGTACATCCGGGGCAATTGCCATGACATCGTCCGGGGTGACGTAATCGCGCCCGGAAAGCCAGGCGTATGCGCGGGCGCAGCGGTCCAGTGCGATGGTGGCCCGGGGGCTGGCGCCAAAGTCGAGCCAGCTGGCCAGTTCATCGTCGTAGCGCTGGGGTTCGCGGGTGGCGATAATCAGCTGCACGATATAGGTTTCCACCGCCTCTACCATGGTCAGGTCGAGTATTTCCTTGCGTGCGGCGAACAGAGTGTCCTGGCTGATGATATTTTCCGGGCGGTCTTCGCCGTGGCTGGCTTCCGCGCGGGCCAGTTTCAGAATCTTGGTCTCCGCTTCCGCGTCCGGGTAACTGAGGTTTACCTGCATCAGGAAGCGGTCGAGCTGCGCTTCCGGCAGGGGGTAGGTGCCTTCCTGTTCGATGGGGTTCTGGGTGGCCATCACCAGAAACAGCTCTGGCAGAGAGTAGGTTTTGCGGCCCACACTGATCTGCCGTTCTGCCATGGCTTCCAGCAGGGCGGATTGCACTTTGGCCGGGGCGCGGTTGATTTCATCTGCGAGGATCAGATTGTGAAACACAGGCCCCGGCTGGAAATGGAATTCGCCGGTTTCCGGGCGATAGATGTCCGTGCCGGTGATGTCCGATGGCAAAAGGTCCGGCGTAAACTGCACCCGATGGAAGTCTCCCTCGATGGCATCCGCCAGGGTTTTGATCGCTTTGGTCTTGGCCAGGCCCGGTGCGCCCTCAACCAGAAGGTGCCCGTCGGCCAGCAATCCTATGAGAATCCGATTGACCAGAACCTCCTGGCCAATAATCTGCTGCTCCAGCCAATCACCCAGAATTTTTATCTGCTGGCGTGTGTCCATATCGTCACTTCTTTTGCCGATTTCCTGTTTCAATACGCTGCCGCGGAGCGGTGGCTATCTATGCTTTTTGAGGTGCCCTCTTATATATAGCCACTTGTCCGAAGTCTGCGGGCAGGTCGATTTTAGCGGCAGTTGGCTGAGAGGCAAATGCTGCAAGGTCTACCCGCAATCAAAGGCGGAAGAGTAGACAATTATTCTGTCGTTTTGTTCTACCTTGTAAGCGCATGGTGACGCATACCCGCGCAGATGGGCAAATCATACGACAGGTGGAATCAGGCGGGCGGAGTCTGGCACCCTATGTGCCAGCTCAGATTAATCAGTCGGGTGCGATGGCGATCGCATCGGAATGGGAGGACGTACGTGAATATGGCGACGGTCATTACCGATAGCCGGGAAGAGCTGCTGGAACAGGTCAGCAGTGTCATTCGCGATAAGCTGGGGGACAAGGCTGGGCCTGTAGAGGCCTTTGCCGAGCAGTTTCTGAATCAATACCCGCTGGAGGATCTGGCGGGCAGGCGTCTGGTGGATGTCTACGGGTGCCTATACACCTGTTGGGATTTTATTCAGCAGCGCAGTGGCGGCGAACCCAAAGTGCGGGTGTACAACCCACGCCTGGAGGAGCATGGCTGGGAATGCTCTCATACAGTGGTCTGTGTGCTGCAGCGGGATATGCCTTTCCTGGTGGACTCGGTGCGCATGGAGATCAACCGTCGCAACACGGTGATTCACTCCATCAAAAGCACCGTGATGCAGATGCAGCGGGACGACAGTGGCCGGCTGCAGCATCTGATATCCGCCACACATCGCCAGAGCGAAGACCGTCAGGACGACCCGCGCATCACCAGCGAGGCGCTGATCTATCTGGAGATCAATCTCGATACCAGTGCCTCTCACGCCTCGGATATGGCGCGGGCGCTGAAGGATGTGCTTGGAGATGTGGAGCTGGTGGTCGACGATTACGTGCCCATGCTCGATACCTGCGCAGCCATGGAAGATCAGCTGCAGGCGGGAATTGCCGATAATGACGCCAACCTGGAAGAGGCCAGCGCCTTTCTGCAGTGGATGCGGGATGGCAACTTCACTTTTCTTGGCTACCGGGAATACGAGTTCTCCCAGCAGGGCGACAAGAAAGTTCTGCACGAGGTCGAGAACCGCCGACTGGGCATCTTCAAAAAGCTGGAAGAAAGCGCCCAGCCCACACCGGAATACGCCTTCAATGAAGGCAAGCAGCGGTTCTATCAGGGGCCGAACTTTCTCACCTTCGCCAAATCGTCGGTCAAGTCCCGGGTCCATCGGGCGGCCTATTCCGATTACGTCAGTATCAAACGCTACGACGACAAGGGCGAGGTGATCGGCGAATCCGCGTTTATGGGCCTTTACACCTCACCGGTGTACACCGAGAGCCCGTCGAAGATTCCGATCATCCGCCGCAAGCTGGCGTCGGTCATCGAGCAGAGTGGCCTGGCGCCTACCAGCCACGACGGTAAAGCTCTGAAGCGTATTCTGGATACCTTCCCCAGGGACGAGCTCTTCCAGAGCAGCACCCGCGAACTGTTCGACACGACCCACGGCGTGCTGGCGATGAATGAGCGCGCGCGGCTGCGCCTGTTCATGCGCAAAGATCCGTTTGGCAAGTTCGTTTCAGCGATGGTGTATGTGCCAAGGGACCAGTTTAATAGTGAGGTGCGGGAGAAAATCAGTGAGCGCATTGCCCGTGCGGTACACGCGCTGGATTCCGACTTCACCACCTATTTTTCAGAATCAATCCTCGCCCGGGTACACCTGGTATTCCGGGTTGACCCCAATGAACCCGTGGAATTTGATGTGGCGCGACTGGAGGCGCAAATCGTGGATATAACCCGCAGCTGGGAAGACGTATTCCATAGATCCCTGATTGAAACCCACGGGGAAGAAGAGGGCAGTCGCCTGATTGGCACCTACGGTCAGGCTTTCCCCGCCGGTTACCGGGAAGACTTTGAACCGCGCATCGCGGTGCAGGATGTCACCTCCATCCAGGAGTTGAGTGACAACAACCGCGTGGCCATGAGTTTTTACCAGCCGGTAGGCGCGGAGCCCGGCAGCCTGCGCTTTAAAGTGTTCAACGTCGGCGGCGGCCTGACCCTGTCCGATGTGATTCCGGTACTGGAGCACCTGGGGCTGCGAGTAATGGGGGAGTTCCCCTATACCATCCGCCCGCGGGGCAAGCAGGATGTGTGGATGCACGAGTTCCATCTGGAGTTCGGCCTGCCCACCCGTGTGGACGCACAGGCGTCGCGCTCCCTGTTCCAGGATGCCTTCGCGGCGATCTGGGACGGCGTGGCGGAAAGTGATGCCTTCAACCGGTTGGTACTGGCAGCCCGGCTGAACTGGCGCGAAGTCACCATGTTGCGCGCCTATGCCCGATATCTGAAACAGACCAAGTTCAGTGCCAGCCAGTCGTATATTGCGGCAACCCTGGCAAACCACGTGGAAATTACCCGCAACCTGGTGGCGCTGTTCCGCGCCATGTTCGACCCCAGAATCAACTCCGCGGACCGCCAGGATGATGCCCGGGTCGAGCGCCTGATCAACAAGATCCATGACGGTCTCGACGCGGTGGACAACCTGAACGAAGACCAGGTGATCCGGCGCTATCTGGACCTGATCCGCGCCACCCTGCGGACCAACTTCTTCCAGCTGGATGAGAACGACCAACCCAAGGATTACATCGCGATCAAATTCAGCCCGCGGGATATCCCCAATATTCCGGAACCGCGCCCGCTGTTCGAAATCTTCGTCTATTCCCCACAGGTGGAAGGTGTGCACCTGCGCGGCGGCAAGGTGGCCCGCGGTGGTCTGCGCTGGTCCGACCGTCTGGAAGACTTCCGTACCGAAGTATTGGGGCTGGTAAAAGCCCAGAATGTGAAGAATGCGGTGATTGTCCCCAGTGGCGCCAAGGGTGGCTTTGTGGTGCGCAAGCCGCCGGCAGATAACAGCCGCGAAGCGTTTATCGAGTCCGGCATTCAGTGCTACAAAACCTTCATCCGCGCATTGCTGGATGTCACCGACAACCTGAAAGATGGTCAGGTAATCCCGCCGGAGCGGGTGATTCGTCGCGATGAGGACGACCCCTATCTGGTTGTGGCCGCGGACAAGGGCACGGCGACCTTCTCGGATATTGCCAATGGCATCGCCGCCGAGTATGACTTCTGGCTGGGTGATGCCTTTGCCTCCGGTGGCAGCAACGGCTATGACCACAAAAAGATGGGGATTACCGCGCGCGGAGCCTGGGTTTCCGTGCAGCGCCATTTCCGGGAGATGGGGGTCAATGTACAGACCGAAAACTTCTCGGTGATCGGTATTGGTGATATGGGCGGGGATGTATTCGGTAACGGGATGTTGCTGTCCGAACATATCTGCCTGAAGGGTGCCTTCAACCACCTGCATATCTTTGTCGATCCCAACCCGGATGCCTCCAGCAGTTATCAGGAGCGCAAGCGCCTGTTTGAACTGCCCCGTTCCAGCTGGGCGGACTACAACCTGAGTCTAATTTCCAAGGGAGGGGGCATTTTCGAGCGCCGTGCCAAATCCGTGAAAATCAGCCCGGAAATGAAGC includes these proteins:
- a CDS encoding NAD-dependent epimerase/dehydratase family protein, translated to MIAGKILVTGASGTIGRALLNRLNSTGESMSSSKPTQFGVAVAPHWRLGQPLGGALDRVESLVHLAARVHIRGKGFSDNSGFIKDNADGALALAQEASFYGVKRFVFLSSIGVLGSNSSTPLTESAPYKAHNAYTTAKALAEEKLMDFANSSDMELVILRSPAVLGPGVKGNVASLVGAVKRGIPLPFSRVLNQRQFVAVEDLVSAIDLALSHEGAPGEIFHVANPERVSTRDLCKSVASCIGVKPKLWPIPPGVLRSVSTLVGRKSLGDGLTGDLLISSEKITRLLGWQPRQSLDSALSDAIRSMS
- a CDS encoding BatD family protein gives rise to the protein MVSQAENYSFPPRRSLPAGEPRVRTNTTRSTRLAYLILLPLLLLVSLSTSAQDLTASVDRNELAINETFTLTLRYSGSQSGGQPDFNLLEQDFEVLSRQQSNQYRVINGRAESFVEWTLILAPLKEGKLFVPSLHLHGQISDAIPITVNKAGQTPSGDNRKAFLEVELDKDKLYVQEQLLVKVRLYTTVGLHDIATDPLQIPGAHIEKVDEQRFERRIKGVGHAVYELTYAVFPESSGELQIPALNYVAVTGRRDPFSLFNRNAQRIRLRSEAKTVQVEPKPDSYSGSHWLPAASLGLVQSWSKDPEEFKVGEPITRIITLRAEGLRAAQLPPLPKLNIDGLKTYPDQPQQEDQPGSNGITGSRIETTAIVATKPGSYQLPAVTITWWDTKIGRQRATQLPAFRFNVSGTPVTNSAAATSTGLPSARTPITNEVEPGFWQKVAIAAIASHLLWVFYLFYRRGNRVHEKANNARGSTGVDEQTRALGHAIKNGDAVQIQQALVHWIGARWPQVKGSSLSELNRQLNFEELDKLRELLGTALYLTPPKPLNQQQVQILASRLIKREIEEKIKTEDETLPGLFSQ
- a CDS encoding VWA domain-containing protein, translating into MSFFADLHQFHFLRPAILLLILPAALLCWALARTVFASGRLQKIIDPDLLPHLLLKGGEKRPWLFTLIFALLTCAVAALAGPTWRKLPTPVYSNQDAVVILLDLSPSMMATDLSPNRLTRARLKILDILKQRKDGLTALIAYAGEAHVVTPLTDDTATIANLVPSLSPRIMPVPGSNIEMAVQEGLRLLKDGAGGQGRLLAVTDGIAKSALGTVKSEMNSSSATLSILAVGSGEGSPIPKNTGSGFITDDSGSIIIANFDRGELQRLANSTGGQVAQITVDDRDINRVLPDDTSPQQAELTEREFDQWNEEGPWLVLLLLPFALLLFRKGTLACLLPLSLPLMALLAAPDASAQESGSLWQTPNQQAEKLLQQGNPEAAAKVFENSQWRGTAQYRAGEYDAAAKSFAESIDPQGLYNLGNSLTQQGQFDQAIEAFDRALQQNPEFADARHNKQIAEELKKLQQQQQNQQSQQGDQQQNQDDKQDQQQDQQSQNQSQQNQQQGDSDQSPQEQQSQNQQQSGEEEQQQNADQGEQDQSEQEQRQQANSQHQNQDGEESEQPADGQPQESQSELDPETQQALDQWLRQIPDDPAGLMREKFKYESLQRRRAYRAGEWQPPENGATQRW
- a CDS encoding vWA domain-containing protein, translated to MFEFGLPWVFLLLPLPLLARRLLPKSEPLNSALKVPYYQQLPRKNGGAAGNRWNLLMLWLLWVLLLCAAARPQWYGEPITQTTSARDLLIAVDISGSMETPDMILNSNPAMRITAVKNVVGDFVLRRKGDRLGLVLFGTRAYLQAPLTFDRQTVDTLLNEAQIGFAGQGTAIGDAIGLSVKRLTQRPADQRVLILLTDGANTAGEVAPLKAAELAKQAGVRVYTIGVGADEMVQPGLLGSRFGARRVNPSRDLDSDTLQAIADQTGGRYFRAHNPQELVQIYQELDRLEPVEQEAETYRPLKSLYVWPLGLALLSALLWAALPLITSGVSELQLHNSRRARKQNGGQPA
- a CDS encoding DUF4381 domain-containing protein encodes the protein MKSAGLFTKQVTPPQPQPHLTPEMQQLLEQLRDIHEPAPIGWWPLAPGWWILAGIIIALVVASFWLFRYLRRQRQKKMYRVEGVRLLDELNLQQPRVVEAINVLLKRVAVVTFGRAKCGPLTGERWIEFLRTTADTPMPEPVHRVILQSLYSAKDPDQQDLTALREYAKDWVRTHLVQENPQSQAEQQQTPEAEHV
- a CDS encoding DUF58 domain-containing protein, with the translated sequence MVEARNHSELELKGAYPEVTPLVRLRHIARQLRLFKPRVNRSDQAGNLLTRYRGRGMNFEEVRYYQPGDDVRSIDWRVTARTGKTHTKLFQEERERPVVILLDLRAPMFFGSQNAFKSVAACSIASALSWAGLQHGDRIGALIFDDNDVNTVRPRRSHHAVLAAIHGMVESAGALDSPIPSNGSQSLSTLLEEARRVARPGSAVFLISDCHDLDQSCEQALYSLTRHADLQVLRVTDPLEQQLPDQAVTISDGRQRTFLGKGNQGMRQVFARHQQQVRENAAQLCRRLRLPLLDFDNTQPVVPRLLTTYGDRQPAPGRRQA
- a CDS encoding AAA family ATPase; its protein translation is MDTRQQIKILGDWLEQQIIGQEVLVNRILIGLLADGHLLVEGAPGLAKTKAIKTLADAIEGDFHRVQFTPDLLPSDITGTDIYRPETGEFHFQPGPVFHNLILADEINRAPAKVQSALLEAMAERQISVGRKTYSLPELFLVMATQNPIEQEGTYPLPEAQLDRFLMQVNLSYPDAEAETKILKLARAEASHGEDRPENIISQDTLFAARKEILDLTMVEAVETYIVQLIIATREPQRYDDELASWLDFGASPRATIALDRCARAYAWLSGRDYVTPDDVMAIAPDVLRHRLLLSFEAEAAGANADRVIRRLLQLVPAI